In Isoptericola variabilis 225, the genomic window CCGGGCGCTGGACGTGACCCGGCGCACCTCGTTCATGCTCTCGGGCGCCCAGCTCGGCATCACGGTCACGGGCCTGCTCGTCGGGTACGTGGCCGAGCCGCTCGTCGGCGAGGCCCTCGGCGAGGCTCTCGGCGGCGTCGGCGTGCCGACGGGCGTCGGCGTCGCGGTCGGCACCGTGCTGGCCCTGCTCGCGTCGACGTTCATCCAGATGCTCTTCGGCGAGCTCCTCCCGAAGAACCTCGCCATCGCCCGCCCGGAGCCCGTCGCGCTCTGGCTCGCCCGGTCGACGAACGCGTACCTCGCGGCGTTCGGCTGGCTCGTGCGCGTGTTCGACGCCGCGTCGAACGCCCTGCTCCGGCTGCTCGGCATCGAGCCGGTGCACGACGTCGAGCACTCGGCGACCGCGCGCGACCTCGAGCACATCGTCGCGGACTCGCGCGAGAGCGGCGACCTGCCGCCCGACCTGTCCGTCCTGCTCGACCGCGTGCTCGACTTCCCGCGCCGCGACGTCGAGCACGCGATGATCCCGCGCGCCCGCGTCGACGTCGTGCAGGCGGACACCCCGCTGGCGCGCGTACGCGAGCTCATGGCCGGCGGCCACTCGCGCTACCCCGTTCTCGACGGGGACGAGAACGTGCTCGGCGTCGTCCACCTGACCGACCTGCTCACGGGCGACCGGCCCGCGGGCACGACCGCGGCGGACCTGCTGCGGCCCGCCCTCGTGCTCCCCACGACGATGGCGCTGCCCGACGCCCTGCGCGAGCTGTCCGCGACGCGCAACGAGATGGCCTGCGTCGTCGACGAGTACGGCGGGTTCGCGGGCGTGCTCACGCTCGAGGACATCGCCGAGGAGCTCGTCGGCGAGATCACCGACGAGCACGACGAGGACGAGCTGCGGCCGGTCGTGCCGCACGACGACGGCGCCTGGCTCGTGGCCGGCGACGTGCACGTCGACGAGGTCGAGCGCGCGATCGGCCGCGACCTGCCGGAGGGCGACTACGAGACGCTCGCCGGGCTGGCGATCGCGGCCCACGGCTCGCTGCCTGAGGTCGGCGACGTCGTCGCCGTCGAGCTGCCGTCCGACCCGGCGCACCTCGCGCTGACCGAGGCGCCCGAGCCCGAGACCGTGCGGCTCGAGGTGCTGGAGGTCGAGCGGCACGTGCCCTCGCGCCTGCGGGTCACCCTCTCCACGACGGAGGACGAGCGATGAGCAACCCCTGGGTCGTCCTGGCCGTCACGGCCGGCATCATCGCGCTCAGCGCGTTCTTCGTGGCCGTCGAGTTCGCCCTGCTCGCCGCCCGCCGGCACCGCCTCGAGGACGCCGCGTCCACGAGCCGGTCGGCGCGTGCGGCGCTGCGCAGCTCGATGGAGCTCACCGTGCTGCTCGCGGGCAGCCAGCTCGGCATCACCGCGTGCACGCTCGCGCTCGGCGCCACCACCAAGCCCGCCATCCACCACTGGGTCACGCCCGTCGTGGCCGGGTGGGGGGCGCCGTACTGGGTCGCGGACGTCGTGGGCTTCGCCCTCGCCCTCGTCGTCGTGACGTTCCTGCACCTGGTGGTCGGCGAGATGGCACCCAAGTCGTGGGCCATCGCCCACCCGGAGGCGTCCGCGACGCTGCTGGCCCTGCCGATGCGGGCCTTCATGGTCGTGACCCGGCCGGCGCTCGTCGCCCTCAACGAGGCCGCGAACTGGTGCCTGCGCCGCGTCGGCGTCGAGCCCGTGACCCACATGGCCACCGGGCAGAGCCCCGAGGACCTGCGGCACCTGGTCGAGCACTCGGCCAACGTCGGGGCGCTCGACGCGACCTACGGGGCGCACCTGTCGGGCGCGCTCGACCTGCGGCGCGACACGGTGGCCGACCTCGTCGCCGGTCACGACGCGCCGGTCGCCGTCGCGCACGACGCGCCCGCGCGCGAGGTCCGCGAGCTCGCGCGCACCTCGGGCCACCTGCGCCTGCTCGTCCGGCGCGAGGGCGCGACCCGCCCGACCGGCGTCGTGCACGTGCGCGACACGCTGCTGCTCGACGACGACGCCCCGGTCACCGAGGCCGTCCGGCCCGTCTTCGAGCTCGACCCCGCGACGCCCCTGCACGGCGCGCTGACGCGGATGCGCGAGACCGCCAGCCACCTCGCCGTCGTGCCCGTGGACGGCGACGAGGTCCGGGTCCTGACCCTGGCGGACGTGCTCGCCCGCCTGTTCCCGCGGACCGTGGCGCAGGGAGCGGCGTCCGCCCGGGCGGCGGAGGCCTGACGTGGACGGTGAAACCTGGGCGAACGTCGGCCTCGTGCTGCTGTTCATCCTCGTCGGCGGCGTCTTCGCCGGGACCGAGTTCGCGCTCGTGTCCCTGCGCGAGAGCCAGATCGACCAGCTCGAGCAGCGGGGCGCGCGCGGGCGGCGGGTGGCCGCCGTCGCGCGCGACCCGAACCGGTTCCTCGCGGCCGTGCAGATCGGCGTCACGGTCGCGGGGTTCTTCTCCGCCGCGTACGGCGCGTCGACGCTCGCGCCCGACGTCGCGCCCCTCCTCGCGGGGCTGGGCCTTCCCGACGCGCTGGCGTCCACGGCCGCGCTCTTCGGCCTGACGCTGCTCATCGCGTACGGGTCGCTCGTGCTCGGCGAGCTCGTGCCCAAGCGCATCGCGCTGCAGCGCTCGACCCAGTTCTCGCTGGTCGTCGGGCCGCCGCTCGACCGGTTCGCCACGCTCATGCGGCCCGTGATCTGGCTGCTGTCCCGGTCGACCGACGCCGTGGTGCGCCTGCTCGGCGGCGACCCGACGGTCCGCAACGACGAGATGAGCGGCGAGGAGCTGCGCTCGCTCGTCGTCTCGCACCGCGGCCTGCCCGAGGACGAGCGGCAGATCCTGGAGGACGTCTTCGCGGCGTCCGACCGGTCGCTCGGCGAGGTCATGCGTCCCCGCGGCGAGGTCGTCTTCCTCGCGGCCGGCACGGCGCTCGACGAGGCGGCCGAGCAGGCCCGGTCCGCGCCCTTCTCCCGCTACCCCGTGACCGGGGACGACTTCGACGACATCCTCGGCTTCGTCCACATCCGGGACCTGCTGCAGCCGCGGCGCGGCGCCCGGACCGTCGCCGACGTCACGCGGCCCGTGCTCGAGCTGCCCGTGACGAACCGCCTGCTGCCGTCCCTGTCGCTCCTGCGCCGCACCGGGACGCACCTCGCGGTCGTGGTCGACGAGTACGGCGGCACCGACGGCATCGTCACGCTCGAGGACCTCATCGAGGAGCTCGTGGGCGACATCCGCGACGAGTACGACCCGCAGGCCACCGTGCACGCCGAGGGCACCTTCGACGCGGGGCTCACGATCGAGGAGTTCGCCCGGTCGTCCGGGATCGAGCTCCCCGACGGCCCGTACGAGACGGTCGGCGGGTTCGTCCTGGCGGAGCTGGGACGCCTGGCGGAGGTGGGCGACGTCGTGGAGGCGGACGGCCACCGCCTCACGGTCACCGGGCTCGACGAGCGACGCATCCGCACCGTCACCGTCGACCGCGCGCCCGCCGAGGACGTGGCCGAGGACGTGTGAGACCCGGCACACCCGGGCCTCCGGGTTTGGCGGCGCGCGGCGCGGCGGGGTCGAATCGTTGCCATGCGCAAGCACCTTGCCGCGATCGCGGCCCTCTCCGTCGTACTCCTCGGCGCCTGCGCCGGCCCTGACCAGCCCGGCGCCGCGACGTCGCCCTCCGCCTCCGCCTCGGTCCCCGAGGCGCCCACCGAGTCCGGCCCCGAGCCGATCAGCACCGTGCAGACCTGCGCCGGCTACTACGACGGCGGCGAGTACTCGGTCGACCACCGCGTCACCACCTGGGGCCCCGAGCTCGGCGGCCTCGACGAGGAGGGCGGCGTCCAGGTCACGGTCGTGCGCGACCGCCTCCAGTCGCTGCTCCTCTACGCGAACGACGAGACCACGCCCGCGCTCGCGGCGATCCAGGTGCCGTTCCAGAACGCGCTGTCGAACGGCGCGGGCAACCCCGAGCAGGTCGCCGAGGCGGCCGCCGCGTTCCGCACGCTGTGCGAGGACGCCGGCTACGAGTTCACCCGCTGACGTCCTCCCGGGGGTCAGAGGGCGGCGAGGAACTCGCCCAGGAGCGGGCCGGCGGTCGTGGACCCGAGCTCGCCGTCCTCGACGAACACGGCCACCGCGAGGTCGTCGACGATCGCGACCATCCACGCGTGCTGGCGCGACCCGTCGCCGTACTGGGCGGTCCCGGTCTTGGCGCCGACGATCCCCGGCACGTCGGCGAGCGCCGACGCGCTGCCCTCGGTCACCACGCCGCGCATGAGGTCGCGCAGCGTCGCGGCCTCGTCCGCGGTGAGGCCCGACGGCGCGACGTCGCTCGGCGCCGACGTGCCGGCCGCGGCCGACGCGGCGTCGTCGGCGCCCTCCTCGGGCGTGGCCGCGAAGGCGCCGTCGGGCCGCACGAGCACGGGCTGCACGCGCTCGCCCGCGGCGACGCTCGCCGCGACCGTCGCCATCGCGAGCGGCGAGGCGAGCACCTCGCCCTGGCCGATCATCGCCTCGGCGTGCGCGGTGCCGCTCGCCTCGGTGGGCACCTCGCCGAGGAACGCGGGCGCGCCGACGGCCGACGGCACGCCGAGGCCCAGGTCGGCGGCCGCGGCGGCGATCGCGCCCTGGTCGACGACGTCGCGCTGCGCGATCATCGCCGTGTTGCACGAGTGCGCGAACGCGGTGGACAGCGGCACCTGCCCCAGCGCCGAGCTCGGGTACCCCGGCACGTTGCGGTAGGTCCGCCCGTCGACCGTGAGGGTGGACGTGCACTCGACCGTCGAGTCCGGCGTGAGGCCCGCGCGCAGCATCGCGAGCGCGTCGACGATCTTGAACGTCGAGCCGGGCGGGTACTGGCCGAGCGTCGCGGTCGACCAGCCCTCGCCGCCCGGTCCGCTCGCGGCCGCGAGCACCTCGCCGGTCGAGGGGCGGACGGCGACGATCGCGCTCGCGGGCCCGACGTCGGACAGCACCTCCTCGGCGTGGCCCTGCAGGGCGACGTCGAACGTCGTCGACAGCGGCGTCCCGTGGACCGGCTCGACCGAGAACGCGACGCGCACGACGTCGTCCTCCCCCGGTTCGCCCTCGGCCGCCGCCTCGGCCGGCACGACGTTGACCGCGATGCCGTCGACGCCCGCGAGCTGCTCGTCGTACTGGCGCTGCAGGCCCGAGAGGCCCGTGATGTCGCCGGCGCGCACGCGGCCCTCGGACTCCTCGACGATCTCCGCGGTCGCCTCGCCGGCGCGGCCCAGGATCGGCGCCGCGAACGTGCTCGTGGGCGCGAGGATCATGGTCGACGGGATGACGGCGACGCCGCGGATCTCGCGCGCGTCCTCGACCGTGAAGTGGGTGCCCGGGTTCTCCTGGCGGATGGTGATCGCCTCGACGAAGGCCTTCTCGCCCGCGGCCTGGACCTGCGCGACGAACTCGTCGGCGTCGCGCCCGACGAGCTCGGCCACGGCCCGCGCGGCCGGCTCGAGGACCTCGGGCTCCGTGTGCATCTTGTCGATGCCGATGCGCCAGACGGCGCGCTCGGTCACGAGCGGCTCGCCGGCGCCGTCGAGGATCTCGGCCCGCTCGGCGCGCAGCCGGTCGACGTCGAGACGCTCGCCGCCGGCGAGGTCCGGCACGAGGAGGTCGGGCTCCCACACGACCTGCCACCGGCCGGGCGAGTCGCTGCCCTCGGACGGCTCCGCGAACGCGAGGTCCGCCGTCGTCGTGTACTCCCAGCGTGCGGCGTCGGTGAGCTGCCAGCTCCAGGCGAGCGTCGCGGACGCGGTGACCGTGCCGTCCTCGCCCTCGACCACGTCGCCCACCTCCGCGACGCGCACCGCGCGCTCGCGCTCACCG contains:
- a CDS encoding hemolysin family protein, with protein sequence MTWVLSLLLGIVVILAITAATGYFVAQEFAYMAVDRSRLGARAQAGDATARRALDVTRRTSFMLSGAQLGITVTGLLVGYVAEPLVGEALGEALGGVGVPTGVGVAVGTVLALLASTFIQMLFGELLPKNLAIARPEPVALWLARSTNAYLAAFGWLVRVFDAASNALLRLLGIEPVHDVEHSATARDLEHIVADSRESGDLPPDLSVLLDRVLDFPRRDVEHAMIPRARVDVVQADTPLARVRELMAGGHSRYPVLDGDENVLGVVHLTDLLTGDRPAGTTAADLLRPALVLPTTMALPDALRELSATRNEMACVVDEYGGFAGVLTLEDIAEELVGEITDEHDEDELRPVVPHDDGAWLVAGDVHVDEVERAIGRDLPEGDYETLAGLAIAAHGSLPEVGDVVAVELPSDPAHLALTEAPEPETVRLEVLEVERHVPSRLRVTLSTTEDER
- a CDS encoding hemolysin family protein, with translation MDGETWANVGLVLLFILVGGVFAGTEFALVSLRESQIDQLEQRGARGRRVAAVARDPNRFLAAVQIGVTVAGFFSAAYGASTLAPDVAPLLAGLGLPDALASTAALFGLTLLIAYGSLVLGELVPKRIALQRSTQFSLVVGPPLDRFATLMRPVIWLLSRSTDAVVRLLGGDPTVRNDEMSGEELRSLVVSHRGLPEDERQILEDVFAASDRSLGEVMRPRGEVVFLAAGTALDEAAEQARSAPFSRYPVTGDDFDDILGFVHIRDLLQPRRGARTVADVTRPVLELPVTNRLLPSLSLLRRTGTHLAVVVDEYGGTDGIVTLEDLIEELVGDIRDEYDPQATVHAEGTFDAGLTIEEFARSSGIELPDGPYETVGGFVLAELGRLAEVGDVVEADGHRLTVTGLDERRIRTVTVDRAPAEDVAEDV
- a CDS encoding CNNM domain-containing protein codes for the protein MSNPWVVLAVTAGIIALSAFFVAVEFALLAARRHRLEDAASTSRSARAALRSSMELTVLLAGSQLGITACTLALGATTKPAIHHWVTPVVAGWGAPYWVADVVGFALALVVVTFLHLVVGEMAPKSWAIAHPEASATLLALPMRAFMVVTRPALVALNEAANWCLRRVGVEPVTHMATGQSPEDLRHLVEHSANVGALDATYGAHLSGALDLRRDTVADLVAGHDAPVAVAHDAPAREVRELARTSGHLRLLVRREGATRPTGVVHVRDTLLLDDDAPVTEAVRPVFELDPATPLHGALTRMRETASHLAVVPVDGDEVRVLTLADVLARLFPRTVAQGAASARAAEA
- a CDS encoding penicillin-binding transpeptidase domain-containing protein gives rise to the protein MPPDCHPAASLTRVRRRSRLVLTCALVPVAAVLAACTGPDRPPASDAATALAAALQEGDLSGVELVVSTSSDPQTQLTEVLEPLVETTGERERAVRVAEVGDVVEGEDGTVTASATLAWSWQLTDAARWEYTTTADLAFAEPSEGSDSPGRWQVVWEPDLLVPDLAGGERLDVDRLRAERAEILDGAGEPLVTERAVWRIGIDKMHTEPEVLEPAARAVAELVGRDADEFVAQVQAAGEKAFVEAITIRQENPGTHFTVEDAREIRGVAVIPSTMILAPTSTFAAPILGRAGEATAEIVEESEGRVRAGDITGLSGLQRQYDEQLAGVDGIAVNVVPAEAAAEGEPGEDDVVRVAFSVEPVHGTPLSTTFDVALQGHAEEVLSDVGPASAIVAVRPSTGEVLAAASGPGGEGWSTATLGQYPPGSTFKIVDALAMLRAGLTPDSTVECTSTLTVDGRTYRNVPGYPSSALGQVPLSTAFAHSCNTAMIAQRDVVDQGAIAAAAADLGLGVPSAVGAPAFLGEVPTEASGTAHAEAMIGQGEVLASPLAMATVAASVAAGERVQPVLVRPDGAFAATPEEGADDAASAAAGTSAPSDVAPSGLTADEAATLRDLMRGVVTEGSASALADVPGIVGAKTGTAQYGDGSRQHAWMVAIVDDLAVAVFVEDGELGSTTAGPLLGEFLAAL